Proteins encoded within one genomic window of Platichthys flesus chromosome 17, fPlaFle2.1, whole genome shotgun sequence:
- the LOC133972070 gene encoding CCR4-NOT transcription complex subunit 3-like isoform X2: MADKRKLQGEIDRCLKKVAEGVEQFEDIWQKLHNAANANQKEKYEADLKKEIKKLQRLRDQIKTWVASNEIKDKRQLVENRKLIETQMERFKIVERETKTKAYSKEGLGLAQKVDPAQREKEEVGMWLTNMIDTLNMQVDQFESEVESLSVQTKKKKGDKEKQDRIEELKKFIEKHRYHIRMLETILRMLDNDSLQVDSIKKIKDDVEYYIDSSQDPDFEENEFLYDDLDLEDIPQTLLATSPPGQSTLEDEIFQHSSSTPTSTTSSSPIPPSPATCTTENSEDDKKRGRSTDSEVSQSPVKNGNPSSSLSSSSSSSSSSSSSSSCSSSSVSGLNPSSLVSMATMAGGGSSGSGGNSHFTSSGGLLSNTSAGSYSNATQQPPHPSAQQQPAKNSVSSSSSAPIACPSINSHPASSSSSPPNASMQGLLSSNSLPPSGPSQTSNSFGLGLGLSLGKGGMSSSLTTSPMSGGLGLSGMPASLSTMASLLSSSTPAPYAQAAASGAVGSGLPGLPGSLGGVSTTTSNSVLGSIGSGNITVGGPTSSSGGLLGASTSMGSIGSGILGLSSSQSGMQGMSLMSPSPVGGLAPGSGVGIIGSNGGSSGSVGSGVVGGNSSLSVRPPSRQKQNGSTSYSAVVGDSTTDSALNMVSQSQNSQPSSLTSSANQPKDTGPSLLGSITLSSSSPSPGSYSDAKMVSGSSLLNGPLSFSQSSDGMKCHSSGALSFLKLPRSDFSCLPQKESILMDSENSTLFEDNMTMKDEPQEPLSSLKSMAERAALSSGMEGDVTSLHLTPDIFPSSTTASSGPPSAPQTSLSEVSIPPSLGVCPLGPVPVSKDQLYQQAMEEAAWTHMPHPSDSERIRQYLMRNPCPTLPFHHQVPPPHSDTVEFYQRLSTETLFFIFYYLEGTKAQYLAAKALKKQSWRFHTKYMMWFQRHEEPKTITDEFEQGTYIYFDYEKWGQRKKEGFTFEYRYLEDRDLQ, from the exons ATGGCCGATAAAAGGAAACTTCAAG GTGAAATAGATCGATGTCTGAAAAAAGTAGCGGAAGGTGTAGAACAGTTCGAAGACATCTGGCAAAAG CTTCACAATGCAGCCAACGCCAACCAaaaggagaaatatgaagcagacCTCAAGAAAGAGATTAAAAAGCTACAG CGTCTTCGAGACCAGATCAAGACGTGGGTGGCATCCAACGAGATCAAAGATAAACGGCAGCTAGTCGAGAATCGCAAACTCATAGAAACG caaATGGAGCGGTTCAAGATAGTTGAAAGAGAGACCAAGACGAAAGCCTACTCAAAAGAAGGACTGGGTCTGGCACAGAAGGTCGATCCGGcccagagggagaaggaggaggtcgGGATGTGGCTAACG aatATGATCGACACACTGAACATGCAGGTGGACCAGTTTGAGAGTGAAGTGGAGTCTCTGTCGGTCcagaccaaaaaaaagaaaggagacaaGGAG AAGCAGGACCGGATCGAGGAGCTGAAGAAGTTCATCGAGAAGCATCGATACCACATCCGGATGCTGGAAACAATACTGAGGATGCTGGACAACGACTCATTGCAGGTGGACTCCATCAAGAAGATCAAG GACGATGTGGAGTACTACATTGACTCGTCGCAGGATCCAGATTTTGAGGAGAACGAGTTTCTGTACGACGACCTGGATCTGGAAGACATTC CTCAGACGCTGCTCGCCACCTCCCCGCCGGGACAGTCCACCTTGGAGGACGAGATCTTCCAGCACTCCAGCAGCAcacccacctccaccacctcatcTTCACCCATCCCCCCCTCGCCTGCCACTTGCACTACG GAGAACTCAGAGGATGACAAGAAGAGAGGGCGTTCAACAGACAGTGAAGTTAGTCAG tcacctgtgaagaacggaaacccctcctcctcgttatcctcttcctcctcctcctcctcctcttcctcctcctcttcctcctgctcttcttcctccgtctcAGGACTGAACCCCTCCTCGCTGGTCTCTATGGCGACCATGGCTGGGGGTGGAAGCAGCGGCTCAGGGGGCAACAGTCATTTCACCAGCTCGGGGGGGCTGCTCTCCAACACCTCCGCTGGCAGCTACAGCAACGCCACCCAGCAGCCGCCGCACCCATCGGCACAGCAGCAGCCGGCCAAGAACTCagtgagctcctcctcctctgcacctaTAGCCTGCCCCAGCATCAACAGCcaccccgcctcctccagctcctctccccccAATGCCAGCATGCAGGGGCTCCTGAGTTCAAACTCCCTGCCTCCGTCAGGGCCCTCGCAGACCTCCAACAGCTTCGGCCTCGGCCTGGGACTCTCTCTGGGGAAAGGCGGCATGTCCAGTTCCCTCACCACCAGTCCGATGTCCGGGGGCCTCGGCTTGTCAGGGATGCCGGCATCCCTGAGCACCATGGCGAGCCTTCTATCCAGCTCCACCCCAGCACCGTACGCTCAGGCAGCCGCCTCAGGCGCTGTTGGCTCCGGCTTACCAGGTTTACCGGGCTCCCTGGGAGGCGTCAGCACCACAACCTCCAACAGCGTGTTGGGATCCATCGGCAGTGGGAACATCACAGTCGGCGGGCCGACATCTTCATCAGGAGGTCTACTGGGCGCATCGACATCGATGGGCAGCATCGGCTCTGGGATTCTGGGTTTGAGCTCCAGCCAGTCGGGGATGCAGGGGATGTCTCTGATGTCCCCGAGCCCGGTGGGAGGCCTGGCTCCAGGAAGTGGAGTCGGCATCATCGGGAGCAACGGAGGGAGCTCTGGATCAGTGGGGAGCGGAGTGGTGGGAGGAAACTCGTCGCTGTCCGTCAGACCGCCGAGCCGACAGAAGCAGAACGGAAGCACTA gTTACAGTGCTGTGGTAGGCGACAGCACAACAGACTCCGCCCTCAACATGGTCAGCCAATCACAAAACAGCCAACCCTCATCTTTGACCTCCTCAGCCAATCAGCC tAAGGACACTGGTCCCAGTCTACTGGGCTCTATCACTCTGTCGTCCAGCTCTCCATCGCCGGGTTCCTACAGTGATGCCAAAATGGTGAGCGGCAGCAGCCTGCTGAACGGACCGCTGTCCTTCTCACAGTCCTCCGATGGCATGAAG TGTCACAGCTCGGGAGCTCTGAGCTTTCTGAAACTACCAAGGTCCGATTTTTCATGTCTACCACAAAAGGAAAGCATTCTAATGGATTCGGAGAACTCGACCCTGTTTGAAGACAACATGACCATGAAAGACGAG CCCCAGGAGCCTCTGAGCAGCCTGAAGTCCATGGCCGAGCGAGCAGCACTCAGctcagggatggagggagacgTGACTTCCCTGCACCTCAccccag ACATCTTCCCGAGCAGCACTACAGCCTCCTCCGGACCCCCCTCTGCGCCTCAGACCTCGCTGTCAGAGGTCAGCATCCCCCCCTCACTGGGGGTCTGTCCACTGGGGCCGGTGCCCGTGTCCAAAGACCAGCTCTACCaacaggccatggaggaggcggcGTGGACGCACATGCCCCACCCATCCGACTCCGAGAGGATCAG gcAGTACCTGATGAGGAACCCCTGCCCCACCCTGCCTTTCCACCACCAGGTGCCACCCCCCCACTCTGACACTGTAGAGTTCTACCAGAGGCTTTCCACCGAgaccctcttcttcatcttttacTACCTGGAG GGCACTAAGGCCCAGTATCTGGCAGCCAAAGCCCTGAAGAAGCAGTCGTGGAGGTTCCACACAAAGTACATGATGTGGTTTCAGAGGCACGAAGAACCCAAGACCATCACTGATGAGTTTGAGCAG GGAACGTACATCTACTTTGACTATGAGAAATGGGGCCAGCGGAAGAAGGAGGGATTCACTTTCGAGTACCGGTACCTAGAAGACCGTGACCTCCAGTGA
- the LOC133972070 gene encoding CCR4-NOT transcription complex subunit 3-like isoform X1 produces the protein MADKRKLQGEIDRCLKKVAEGVEQFEDIWQKVRRDCDKLHNAANANQKEKYEADLKKEIKKLQRLRDQIKTWVASNEIKDKRQLVENRKLIETQMERFKIVERETKTKAYSKEGLGLAQKVDPAQREKEEVGMWLTNMIDTLNMQVDQFESEVESLSVQTKKKKGDKEKQDRIEELKKFIEKHRYHIRMLETILRMLDNDSLQVDSIKKIKDDVEYYIDSSQDPDFEENEFLYDDLDLEDIPQTLLATSPPGQSTLEDEIFQHSSSTPTSTTSSSPIPPSPATCTTENSEDDKKRGRSTDSEVSQSPVKNGNPSSSLSSSSSSSSSSSSSSSCSSSSVSGLNPSSLVSMATMAGGGSSGSGGNSHFTSSGGLLSNTSAGSYSNATQQPPHPSAQQQPAKNSVSSSSSAPIACPSINSHPASSSSSPPNASMQGLLSSNSLPPSGPSQTSNSFGLGLGLSLGKGGMSSSLTTSPMSGGLGLSGMPASLSTMASLLSSSTPAPYAQAAASGAVGSGLPGLPGSLGGVSTTTSNSVLGSIGSGNITVGGPTSSSGGLLGASTSMGSIGSGILGLSSSQSGMQGMSLMSPSPVGGLAPGSGVGIIGSNGGSSGSVGSGVVGGNSSLSVRPPSRQKQNGSTSYSAVVGDSTTDSALNMVSQSQNSQPSSLTSSANQPKDTGPSLLGSITLSSSSPSPGSYSDAKMVSGSSLLNGPLSFSQSSDGMKCHSSGALSFLKLPRSDFSCLPQKESILMDSENSTLFEDNMTMKDEPQEPLSSLKSMAERAALSSGMEGDVTSLHLTPDIFPSSTTASSGPPSAPQTSLSEVSIPPSLGVCPLGPVPVSKDQLYQQAMEEAAWTHMPHPSDSERIRQYLMRNPCPTLPFHHQVPPPHSDTVEFYQRLSTETLFFIFYYLEGTKAQYLAAKALKKQSWRFHTKYMMWFQRHEEPKTITDEFEQGTYIYFDYEKWGQRKKEGFTFEYRYLEDRDLQ, from the exons ATGGCCGATAAAAGGAAACTTCAAG GTGAAATAGATCGATGTCTGAAAAAAGTAGCGGAAGGTGTAGAACAGTTCGAAGACATCTGGCAAAAGGTGAGGAGGGACTGTGACAAG CTTCACAATGCAGCCAACGCCAACCAaaaggagaaatatgaagcagacCTCAAGAAAGAGATTAAAAAGCTACAG CGTCTTCGAGACCAGATCAAGACGTGGGTGGCATCCAACGAGATCAAAGATAAACGGCAGCTAGTCGAGAATCGCAAACTCATAGAAACG caaATGGAGCGGTTCAAGATAGTTGAAAGAGAGACCAAGACGAAAGCCTACTCAAAAGAAGGACTGGGTCTGGCACAGAAGGTCGATCCGGcccagagggagaaggaggaggtcgGGATGTGGCTAACG aatATGATCGACACACTGAACATGCAGGTGGACCAGTTTGAGAGTGAAGTGGAGTCTCTGTCGGTCcagaccaaaaaaaagaaaggagacaaGGAG AAGCAGGACCGGATCGAGGAGCTGAAGAAGTTCATCGAGAAGCATCGATACCACATCCGGATGCTGGAAACAATACTGAGGATGCTGGACAACGACTCATTGCAGGTGGACTCCATCAAGAAGATCAAG GACGATGTGGAGTACTACATTGACTCGTCGCAGGATCCAGATTTTGAGGAGAACGAGTTTCTGTACGACGACCTGGATCTGGAAGACATTC CTCAGACGCTGCTCGCCACCTCCCCGCCGGGACAGTCCACCTTGGAGGACGAGATCTTCCAGCACTCCAGCAGCAcacccacctccaccacctcatcTTCACCCATCCCCCCCTCGCCTGCCACTTGCACTACG GAGAACTCAGAGGATGACAAGAAGAGAGGGCGTTCAACAGACAGTGAAGTTAGTCAG tcacctgtgaagaacggaaacccctcctcctcgttatcctcttcctcctcctcctcctcctcttcctcctcctcttcctcctgctcttcttcctccgtctcAGGACTGAACCCCTCCTCGCTGGTCTCTATGGCGACCATGGCTGGGGGTGGAAGCAGCGGCTCAGGGGGCAACAGTCATTTCACCAGCTCGGGGGGGCTGCTCTCCAACACCTCCGCTGGCAGCTACAGCAACGCCACCCAGCAGCCGCCGCACCCATCGGCACAGCAGCAGCCGGCCAAGAACTCagtgagctcctcctcctctgcacctaTAGCCTGCCCCAGCATCAACAGCcaccccgcctcctccagctcctctccccccAATGCCAGCATGCAGGGGCTCCTGAGTTCAAACTCCCTGCCTCCGTCAGGGCCCTCGCAGACCTCCAACAGCTTCGGCCTCGGCCTGGGACTCTCTCTGGGGAAAGGCGGCATGTCCAGTTCCCTCACCACCAGTCCGATGTCCGGGGGCCTCGGCTTGTCAGGGATGCCGGCATCCCTGAGCACCATGGCGAGCCTTCTATCCAGCTCCACCCCAGCACCGTACGCTCAGGCAGCCGCCTCAGGCGCTGTTGGCTCCGGCTTACCAGGTTTACCGGGCTCCCTGGGAGGCGTCAGCACCACAACCTCCAACAGCGTGTTGGGATCCATCGGCAGTGGGAACATCACAGTCGGCGGGCCGACATCTTCATCAGGAGGTCTACTGGGCGCATCGACATCGATGGGCAGCATCGGCTCTGGGATTCTGGGTTTGAGCTCCAGCCAGTCGGGGATGCAGGGGATGTCTCTGATGTCCCCGAGCCCGGTGGGAGGCCTGGCTCCAGGAAGTGGAGTCGGCATCATCGGGAGCAACGGAGGGAGCTCTGGATCAGTGGGGAGCGGAGTGGTGGGAGGAAACTCGTCGCTGTCCGTCAGACCGCCGAGCCGACAGAAGCAGAACGGAAGCACTA gTTACAGTGCTGTGGTAGGCGACAGCACAACAGACTCCGCCCTCAACATGGTCAGCCAATCACAAAACAGCCAACCCTCATCTTTGACCTCCTCAGCCAATCAGCC tAAGGACACTGGTCCCAGTCTACTGGGCTCTATCACTCTGTCGTCCAGCTCTCCATCGCCGGGTTCCTACAGTGATGCCAAAATGGTGAGCGGCAGCAGCCTGCTGAACGGACCGCTGTCCTTCTCACAGTCCTCCGATGGCATGAAG TGTCACAGCTCGGGAGCTCTGAGCTTTCTGAAACTACCAAGGTCCGATTTTTCATGTCTACCACAAAAGGAAAGCATTCTAATGGATTCGGAGAACTCGACCCTGTTTGAAGACAACATGACCATGAAAGACGAG CCCCAGGAGCCTCTGAGCAGCCTGAAGTCCATGGCCGAGCGAGCAGCACTCAGctcagggatggagggagacgTGACTTCCCTGCACCTCAccccag ACATCTTCCCGAGCAGCACTACAGCCTCCTCCGGACCCCCCTCTGCGCCTCAGACCTCGCTGTCAGAGGTCAGCATCCCCCCCTCACTGGGGGTCTGTCCACTGGGGCCGGTGCCCGTGTCCAAAGACCAGCTCTACCaacaggccatggaggaggcggcGTGGACGCACATGCCCCACCCATCCGACTCCGAGAGGATCAG gcAGTACCTGATGAGGAACCCCTGCCCCACCCTGCCTTTCCACCACCAGGTGCCACCCCCCCACTCTGACACTGTAGAGTTCTACCAGAGGCTTTCCACCGAgaccctcttcttcatcttttacTACCTGGAG GGCACTAAGGCCCAGTATCTGGCAGCCAAAGCCCTGAAGAAGCAGTCGTGGAGGTTCCACACAAAGTACATGATGTGGTTTCAGAGGCACGAAGAACCCAAGACCATCACTGATGAGTTTGAGCAG GGAACGTACATCTACTTTGACTATGAGAAATGGGGCCAGCGGAAGAAGGAGGGATTCACTTTCGAGTACCGGTACCTAGAAGACCGTGACCTCCAGTGA
- the LOC133972093 gene encoding coiled-coil domain-containing protein 106-like yields MNPPNCRDDAHPPEHYMPQPSSAAPGGGGGGGGGGGGGGLYLDAYEVSFPLEENMERPAAYDLNQGQPMMDEAVVHEPPHSQYSPFILVSNLRAHLYVALEKNAWLQKRIEELEEERNFLRCQLNRFIVSMSPEVTEWCGDAQRNIKVQPSTSPSPPSPMTTRSGMTLKRLQAVGPRSRRSTAIPVKQEYHVEEEKYYTDDEFVEEEEEEDEEDEEEELEKGSKKKGRGRSNGEPRMKMRRIFRITHGRERQRVKDPDGVLIRYKKILTTYQRVRSMSRAFQIHGVDRNTMASTSPVAELLLVAPEKVAEVGEFEASKEKLLDYARRCYKTMDEQTHAKVQGLKKTHKLLPISYRFRN; encoded by the exons ATGAATCCTCCAAACTGCAGAGACGATGCACACCCGCCAG AGCACTACATGCCACAGCCCTCTTCAGCTGCcccaggaggtggaggaggaggaggaggaggagggggaggaggaggtttgtATCTGGACGCCTACGAGGTCTCGTTCCCCCTGGAGGAGAACATGGAGCGACCCGCGGCCTATGACCTGAACCAGGGTCAGCCGATGATGGATG AAGCTGTGGTGCATGAGCCTCCTCATTCCCAGTACAGCCCGTTCATCCTGGTTTCGAACCTGCGGGCTCACCTGTACGTCGCCCTGGAGAAGAACGCCTGGCTGCAGAAGCGCatcgaggagctggaggaggaacgCAACTTCCTGCGCTGTCAGCTGAATCGCTTCATCGTCAGCATGAGTCCGGAGG TGACAGAGTGGTGTGGTGACGCCCAGCGGAATATAAAGGTCCAGCCCTCCACCtccccatctcctccctcccccatgACCACCAGGTCTGGAATGACCCTCAAACGGCTGCAGGCCGTGGGGCCGCGGAGCCGCCGCAGCACCGCCATCCCGG TCAAGCAGGAGTATcacgtggaggaggagaaatactACACTGACGATGAGTTtgtggaagaagaggaggaggaggacgaggaagacgaggaggaggagttagagAAGGGGTCGAAGAAGAAAGGCCGAGGGCGGAGCAACGGGGAGccgaggatgaagatgaggaggatctTCAGGATCACACAtgggagggagaggcagagag TTAAAGATCCGGACGGCGTTCTGATTCGCTACAAGAAGATCCTGACCACCTACCAGCGGGTGAGGAGCATGTCCCGAGCCTTCCAGATCCACGGCGTGGACCGCAACACCATGGCCTCCACGTCCCCGgtggcagagctgctgctggtcgCCCCGGAGAAG GTGGCGGAGGTCGGAGAGTTCGAGGCCTCGAAGGAGAAGCTTCTGGATTACGCCCGGCGCTGCTACAAGACCATGGACGAGCAGACGCACGCGAAGGTCCAGGGCCTGAAGAAGACTCACAAGCTGCTTCCCATCTCCTACAGGTTCAGAAACTGA